In a genomic window of Moritella sp. F3:
- the thiB gene encoding thiamine ABC transporter substrate binding subunit, producing MKHTIKKLALYTALLLPSLSVAIAAEKPVLNVYTYDSFASDWGPGPKVKTAFEADCNCTLNLVALEDGVSILNRVKLEGKYTKADVLLGLDNNLMAEAVKTKLLAPHQQDTSKLSLPNAWTNEYFIPFDYGHFAFIYDSEKLTNPPTSLAELIERKDLSIIYQDPRTSTPGLGFMLWVKAVYGDQAPQAWQQIADKTVTITKGWSQAYGMFLKGEADMVLSYATSPAYHMIAESEFKYKAAEFTEGHYQQTEVVARLKDTANPELADQFMAFVLSPAFQDVIATGNWMLPAKQAAALPSEFEKLITPAKTIEFTPEEVAQSRKSWVKEWRNAVTQ from the coding sequence GTGAAGCACACGATCAAAAAACTAGCACTTTATACGGCCCTACTATTACCTTCACTATCAGTTGCTATTGCAGCCGAAAAACCAGTATTAAATGTCTATACCTACGATTCATTTGCATCTGACTGGGGCCCTGGTCCAAAAGTAAAAACAGCATTTGAAGCGGACTGTAATTGCACCTTGAACTTAGTCGCTTTAGAAGACGGCGTGAGTATTCTTAACCGCGTTAAACTCGAAGGTAAATACACCAAGGCTGACGTACTATTAGGTTTAGACAACAACCTGATGGCTGAAGCGGTAAAAACCAAACTGCTTGCACCACACCAACAAGACACCAGTAAATTATCACTGCCAAACGCTTGGACTAACGAATACTTCATTCCATTTGATTACGGCCACTTTGCTTTTATCTACGACAGTGAAAAGTTGACCAATCCACCAACAAGCCTAGCGGAACTGATCGAACGTAAAGATCTGAGCATCATCTATCAAGATCCACGCACCAGCACACCAGGCCTAGGCTTTATGTTATGGGTTAAAGCAGTTTATGGTGATCAAGCACCACAAGCATGGCAACAGATTGCAGATAAAACAGTGACGATCACGAAAGGCTGGAGCCAAGCTTACGGTATGTTCTTAAAAGGCGAAGCAGACATGGTATTAAGCTATGCTACATCACCCGCTTACCACATGATTGCAGAGAGCGAATTTAAATATAAAGCGGCTGAATTCACTGAAGGTCACTATCAACAAACAGAAGTGGTGGCTCGTTTAAAAGATACGGCAAATCCTGAGTTAGCCGATCAATTCATGGCATTTGTACTTAGCCCTGCTTTTCAAGACGTGATAGCGACAGGCAACTGGATGCTACCAGCAAAACAAGCGGCCGCATTACCAAGCGAGTTTGAAAAACTGATCACTCCAGCTAAAACGATTGAATTCACGCCTGAAGAAGTCGCGCAATCACGTAAATCTTGGGTGAAGGAATGGCGTAACGCTGTTACTCAATAA
- the thiQ gene encoding thiamine ABC transporter ATP-binding protein — translation MPNTTQLNKARPQSNTNATTNCNDNVSVQIDSVLLQVDKITFAYEQMQMQFDLVINRGETLAILGASGSGKSTLLNLIAGFNQPLSGDISFQQVSILAKTPAQRPITTLFQEHNLFNHLTVKQNIAIGLAPSMKLDASQQAALEKAAQQVEITELLNRLPGDLSGGQRQRVGIARCLARKQPLLLLDEPFSALDPALRQEMLRLIAKLNKAHDITVLMVTHNPDDALQIADNIAFVENGKVALHAPAAILADQDAPEMLKRYLGK, via the coding sequence ATGCCTAATACAACGCAGCTAAACAAAGCGCGCCCTCAGAGTAATACCAATGCGACGACAAACTGTAATGACAATGTTTCAGTGCAGATAGACAGTGTGTTATTACAAGTAGACAAGATTACCTTTGCGTATGAGCAGATGCAGATGCAATTTGATTTGGTGATTAATCGTGGTGAAACCTTAGCGATCCTCGGCGCCAGTGGTTCAGGAAAATCAACCTTGCTAAATCTTATCGCTGGTTTTAACCAGCCCTTATCGGGAGATATCAGCTTTCAGCAAGTATCCATATTGGCGAAAACCCCAGCGCAGCGACCGATCACCACCTTGTTTCAAGAACATAATTTGTTTAACCATTTAACGGTAAAGCAGAATATCGCCATTGGTTTAGCACCAAGTATGAAACTGGACGCGAGCCAACAAGCTGCACTTGAGAAAGCGGCGCAGCAAGTCGAAATAACAGAATTACTCAACCGTCTGCCCGGTGACTTAAGTGGTGGCCAGCGTCAGCGTGTTGGCATTGCCCGTTGTCTAGCTCGTAAACAACCTTTGTTATTGCTCGATGAACCGTTTAGTGCCCTCGATCCCGCATTACGTCAAGAGATGCTGCGCTTGATTGCTAAGCTGAATAAAGCACATGATATTACTGTGTTAATGGTCACCCACAACCCAGATGATGCCCTGCAGATCGCCGATAATATTGCGTTTGTAGAAAATGGAAAAGTAGCACTGCATGCACCTGCGGCCATTTTAGCCGATCAAGATGCGCCAGAGATGTTGAAACGTTATTTGGGGAAGTAA
- the thiP gene encoding thiamine/thiamine pyrophosphate ABC transporter permease, with amino-acid sequence MNANSHKYWWCSALLAISIILLLVGGSFTALLNFSQAELDFSSVLADSYTQHVIRFSFYQAALSTGLSIGLAIPLARAFSRREFVGKQLIIKLFNLSLVLPIIIAIFGIVAVHGKNGWVNQILGFFNIETGHYIYGLTGILLAHLFFNVPLATRILLQTLDSIPSESWRLASQLNMQSRHIFITLEWPKIKQQLPSLISLIFMLCFTSFAIVMSLGGGPDYATLEVAIYQALKFEFDIEQAVALAIIQVAITVALMLFSAIFLKSQPMSAPSGNYFRRPDCHSLNSKVCDGLSFILASCLLAPPMLAILSSGINSNTLSVLSQPMLWQATGISLQIALSSGLLSLLLACAILFSTRILKVRFKLMTLAYGIENIGAIILVVPALVLGTGLFLLLRPYVDVFSIAAWLVILVNALMALPYLLRVLNQPIQDSFASYDKLAVSLGLSRLQRLRIIEWPLLRKPIAMGLGLACVLSLGDLSVIALFGSQNMQTLPLVLYRQLGSYQLDAAAVTAIFLLTLCGVIFYLFERIIGGKNA; translated from the coding sequence ATGAACGCGAATTCGCATAAATACTGGTGGTGTAGCGCCTTGCTCGCCATCAGCATCATTTTACTCCTAGTAGGCGGTAGTTTTACTGCCCTGCTTAATTTTTCACAAGCCGAGTTAGACTTTAGCAGTGTACTTGCTGACTCCTACACCCAACATGTCATTCGTTTTAGTTTTTACCAGGCAGCCTTATCTACCGGCTTAAGTATTGGTTTGGCGATCCCGCTGGCACGGGCTTTTTCACGCCGAGAATTTGTTGGTAAACAATTAATCATCAAACTATTTAATTTATCGTTAGTATTGCCCATCATCATTGCCATCTTTGGTATTGTCGCCGTGCACGGTAAAAATGGCTGGGTGAACCAAATTTTAGGTTTCTTTAATATTGAAACTGGTCATTATATTTATGGCTTAACTGGTATTCTACTGGCGCATTTATTTTTCAATGTACCGTTAGCCACGCGTATTTTACTGCAAACCCTCGACTCTATTCCCAGTGAATCTTGGCGCTTGGCGAGTCAGCTAAACATGCAATCACGACACATCTTCATTACCTTAGAATGGCCGAAGATAAAGCAGCAATTACCCTCGTTAATTAGCCTTATCTTTATGCTGTGCTTTACCAGTTTCGCGATTGTCATGTCCCTCGGTGGGGGGCCTGATTATGCAACCCTTGAAGTCGCTATCTATCAAGCGCTCAAATTTGAATTTGATATCGAGCAAGCAGTTGCCTTAGCGATAATTCAAGTCGCGATCACTGTCGCCTTAATGCTTTTTAGTGCCATATTTTTAAAATCACAACCTATGTCAGCGCCATCTGGTAATTACTTCCGTCGCCCCGATTGCCATAGCCTCAACAGTAAAGTCTGCGATGGTCTTAGCTTTATCCTCGCGAGTTGTTTATTAGCGCCGCCAATGCTGGCGATCCTAAGCAGCGGTATTAACAGTAATACCCTTAGCGTGCTTAGCCAGCCAATGTTATGGCAAGCAACAGGCATATCATTACAAATAGCCCTGAGCTCTGGTTTGTTAAGTTTATTACTCGCCTGCGCTATCTTATTCTCGACCCGTATATTGAAAGTGCGCTTTAAATTAATGACGTTAGCCTATGGTATCGAAAATATTGGCGCGATTATTCTAGTTGTTCCCGCATTGGTACTCGGCACTGGATTGTTCTTACTATTACGCCCCTATGTCGATGTATTTAGTATTGCCGCTTGGCTGGTTATTCTCGTCAACGCATTAATGGCGCTGCCTTACTTACTGCGCGTATTGAACCAACCTATCCAAGACAGTTTTGCGTCCTATGACAAACTAGCCGTCAGCTTAGGCTTATCACGTTTGCAACGCCTGCGGATTATCGAGTGGCCGTTATTACGTAAACCGATTGCGATGGGATTAGGACTAGCATGTGTGTTATCTCTGGGGGATTTAAGTGTCATCGCGTTATTTGGCAGCCAAAATATGCAAACCCTCCCTTTGGTACTCTATCGTCAATTAGGCAGTTATCAGCTTGATGCCGCTGCTGTAACGGCTATCTTCTTATTAACGCTATGCGGTGTGATCTTCTATCTGTTTGAACGAATTATTGGAGGCAAAAATGCCTAA
- a CDS encoding urease accessory protein UreD, with protein sequence MNIPTRVSYSRPQNHQGWRAEIFLKYGVKRDKTRLLERQQLGPLMVQKTFFPEGNTCHTYLLHPPGGVVGGDQLSVSVALESGAHALLTTPGATKFYRSNGELAWQSQHLSAADGSFLEWLPMENIFFPGANCQLLTEVKLTGNARFIGWEMQCFGRPALGEDFIRGQLKGQARIFRDDKLLLVENLRLQDQLQLQQNASLNGYPMIGSLYISPADNILAAKINAVIDTQQIRFGDDVLLGATELEGLLVVRALGRQTEPMMASYVQVWSIVREHWLGVIPDVPRIWHT encoded by the coding sequence ATGAATATACCTACGCGAGTTAGCTACTCTCGACCTCAAAACCATCAAGGCTGGCGAGCTGAGATTTTCTTAAAGTATGGCGTTAAGCGTGATAAAACAAGGTTACTTGAACGTCAGCAGCTTGGCCCTTTAATGGTTCAGAAAACTTTTTTCCCCGAAGGAAATACCTGTCATACCTATTTACTTCACCCGCCAGGTGGTGTGGTAGGAGGTGATCAATTGAGTGTGTCTGTAGCACTCGAATCTGGTGCACATGCCTTATTGACCACACCTGGCGCGACTAAGTTTTATCGTAGCAATGGTGAGCTGGCCTGGCAGTCTCAGCACTTGTCTGCCGCCGATGGCTCATTTTTAGAGTGGTTACCAATGGAGAATATTTTCTTTCCTGGAGCCAATTGCCAATTGTTGACTGAAGTTAAGCTCACTGGTAATGCCCGCTTTATTGGCTGGGAGATGCAATGTTTTGGTCGTCCTGCTTTGGGGGAGGATTTCATCCGTGGTCAGCTTAAAGGGCAGGCGCGTATCTTCCGAGATGATAAATTATTGCTGGTGGAAAATTTACGCCTACAAGACCAACTACAACTCCAACAAAATGCATCGTTAAACGGCTATCCGATGATTGGCAGTTTATACATTAGTCCTGCAGATAATATCTTAGCGGCAAAAATTAATGCGGTGATAGATACCCAGCAAATTCGATTTGGTGATGACGTCCTATTAGGTGCAACTGAATTGGAAGGTCTCTTAGTTGTACGTGCATTGGGCCGTCAGACTGAACCTATGATGGCCAGTTATGTGCAAGTGTGGTCAATAGTGAGGGAGCATTGGTTAGGGGTTATTCCTGATGTTCCAAGGATCTGGCATACATGA